In Nitrospira sp., one genomic interval encodes:
- a CDS encoding ATP citrate lyase, with protein MSILANKDTRVVIQGGQAGVNAARRMAEFCYLIKRPLNVEAFVYPPDAGKTNEIPYGSGLIAIPVYKTIAEATKHHPSINTSLVYIGADRAMKGGMEALDDPHIKVVSMITEGVPEKDAKLLGAHARKLGKVFNGPSSIGIISAGACRLGVIGGAFDNLVLSKLYREGSFGVITKSGGLSNEIIWICSQFADGITTAIGIGGDAYPGTDYVSYLEMFENDLQTKAVVIVGEMGGDLEERAAEWYGAKKRRVKLIGVVSGFCQESLPKGMKFGHAGAKEGMKGEGSARSKSDALKKAGAIVPATFGALGPAIKETYEELLKSGQVKAPVEPASLPKLPKTVEEAMKADEVMVAPLIRTTISDDRGDEPCYDGYPASELINKGYEIPHVIGLLWDKRLISKQEAEIIKRIMMLSADHGPCVSGAYATILAACAGIGLSQAVAAGLIMIGPRFGGAVTDAGRFFKYAVDNKMSVDEFLAYMKKNHGPVPGIGHRVKSLRNPDKRVKELVGYVKSLNIKTPCLDFALEVEKVTAAKKDNLILNVDGTMAAVLVDIGFPVDSLNGFFILSRTIGLIGHWVDQKRQESRLIRLFDYLVNYAAPKRREVPPLK; from the coding sequence ATGAGTATTCTGGCAAACAAGGACACCCGCGTCGTGATTCAAGGCGGGCAGGCCGGTGTCAATGCCGCACGGCGCATGGCCGAATTCTGTTATCTGATCAAGCGACCACTGAATGTCGAAGCCTTTGTCTATCCGCCGGACGCGGGCAAGACGAACGAAATCCCCTATGGCAGCGGCCTCATTGCCATTCCCGTTTACAAGACTATTGCCGAAGCGACGAAGCATCACCCCTCGATCAATACCAGCCTGGTCTACATCGGAGCCGATCGTGCGATGAAGGGCGGGATGGAAGCTCTGGACGATCCGCACATTAAGGTCGTCTCCATGATCACCGAAGGCGTGCCGGAGAAAGACGCCAAGCTGCTCGGGGCCCATGCACGCAAGCTCGGAAAGGTCTTCAACGGGCCATCCTCCATCGGCATTATTTCGGCCGGCGCCTGCCGTTTGGGCGTCATCGGCGGTGCGTTCGACAACTTGGTACTCTCGAAACTCTATCGAGAGGGGTCCTTCGGCGTCATTACCAAGTCCGGCGGTCTCTCAAATGAAATCATTTGGATCTGTTCGCAGTTCGCCGACGGTATTACCACGGCCATCGGTATCGGCGGTGATGCATACCCCGGGACCGACTATGTCAGCTATCTCGAAATGTTTGAAAACGACCTGCAGACGAAGGCGGTTGTGATCGTCGGTGAAATGGGCGGCGATCTGGAGGAGCGCGCGGCAGAGTGGTACGGCGCCAAGAAGCGACGGGTCAAGTTGATCGGCGTCGTGTCCGGCTTCTGTCAAGAAAGCCTGCCCAAGGGGATGAAGTTCGGCCATGCGGGCGCGAAGGAAGGCATGAAGGGTGAAGGCTCGGCGCGTTCGAAGTCGGATGCGCTGAAAAAAGCCGGTGCCATTGTGCCGGCCACCTTCGGCGCGCTGGGTCCGGCGATCAAGGAGACCTACGAAGAGTTGCTCAAGTCCGGTCAGGTGAAGGCGCCGGTGGAGCCGGCTTCCTTGCCCAAGTTGCCGAAGACGGTAGAAGAGGCGATGAAGGCAGACGAGGTGATGGTTGCGCCGTTGATCCGCACCACGATCAGCGATGACAGGGGTGATGAACCCTGTTACGACGGGTATCCTGCCTCAGAATTGATCAATAAAGGTTATGAAATCCCCCACGTGATCGGCTTGTTGTGGGACAAGCGTCTGATTTCCAAACAGGAGGCTGAGATCATCAAGCGCATCATGATGCTATCGGCCGACCATGGCCCTTGCGTCAGCGGCGCCTATGCCACGATTCTTGCGGCCTGTGCGGGAATCGGGCTTTCTCAGGCTGTGGCCGCCGGGTTGATCATGATCGGCCCGCGCTTCGGGGGAGCGGTGACGGATGCCGGGCGGTTCTTCAAGTATGCCGTCGATAATAAGATGTCGGTGGATGAATTCCTGGCCTACATGAAGAAAAATCACGGCCCGGTGCCGGGTATCGGCCATCGTGTGAAGAGCCTGCGTAATCCGGACAAGCGTGTGAAAGAGCTGGTCGGGTACGTGAAGAGCCTGAACATCAAGACCCCGTGCCTCGACTTCGCGTTGGAGGTCGAGAAGGTCACGGCAGCCAAGAAGGATAACCTGATTCTGAACGTCGATGGGACGATGGCTGCGGTGCTCGTGGATATCGGATTCCCGGTGGACAGCCTGAACGGGTTCTTTATCCTCTCGCGCACTATCGGGTTGATCGGACATTGGGTCGACCAGAAACGCCAGGAGAGCCGTTTGATTCGGCTGTTCGATTATTTGGTCAATTATGCGGCGCCCAAGCGTCGCGAAGTGCCGCCGCTGAAGTAA